The genomic stretch CTACCTCCTGCCCTTCTTCGAGGTCGGGACCGCCGACGTCCTCCATGTGGAAGAAGACGTCCTCCTCGGAATCCTCGCTATCGATAAAGCCGTAACCGCCAGTGTCGTTGAAGAAATCAACCGTACCTTTCGCCATTGCAACCCTTCGTTCGACGCCCACCCTTAAAAAAGTGCGCAAAGAGTGGCGGACACAAAGTTCATTGCGTCGGATTGCGTCGCCGTAAATAGATGGTATCGCTCGCACGTTCGTTCGGGTCCCGCGTGTACGAGAACCTCCTCCTGCGCGAGATCGACGACGGCCCGACCCACGTCGCCGTCATTCAGGACGGCAACCGCCGATACGCCAGAAAACAGGGTACCGAGACCTCCGACGGCCACCGTGCCGGCGCACAGACCACCGAACAGGTACTCAACTGGTGTGAGGAGCTCGGTATCGAGGAGCTCACCCTCTATGCGTTCTCGACGGAGAACCTCGAACGCCCGCCCGAGGAACGCGAGGCGCTGTACGACCTCCTCTGCGAGAAGCTTCAGGAGTTTGCCGACGCCGAGCGCGTTCACGACGGTAGCGTGCGGATCCGCGCGATCGGGGACCTCTCGTTGCTTCCCGAGCGGGTGCGAGAGGCCGCCCGCTACGCCGAACAACGTACCCGGGGGTACGACACGTTCGTCCTCAACATCGCGCTGGCCTACGGCGGCCGCGCCGAACTGCTCGGCGTGGCCCGCGACGTCGCCCGGGCGGTCGAGACCGGCGAGATCGATGCAGAAGAGATCGACGCAGAAGAGATCGACCGGCGGCTGTACGACGACGAGCTTCGGGACGTCGACCTGATCATCCGCACCGGCGGGGACGAGCGCACCTCGAACTTCCTGCCGTGGCACGCCAACGGCAACGAGGCCGCCGTCTTCTTCTGTGCGCCGTTCTGGCCCGAGTTCTCGAAGGTCGACTTTCTCAGAGCTGTCCGGACCTACCAGCACCGCGAAGCCTCCTGGCAGCGGACGAAGACCCAACGGGCGCTCGCGCTGGTCGGCGCGCTCTCGGACGTCGACCTCCCCAAGGCACGGGACGTCATCGACAGTGAGGACACCCCGGTTCGGGAAGCCACCGTGCCGGCCGAGCAGTAACTCCCGTACCCCTCGGCGAGAAACACCGATGACGACGGGTATACGGGCGTACGAGCTTTTTTTCGGCGTTCCCGGCGGACCCGCGACGGTGTGGGTCCCGCCGGTCGAGTGCTGAGGACCGAGTTCGGTCTCGGCGCTCCGGTCGCGTGATTCGGTCGATAGACCGAACTGTCGGGGCTTCGCCGAGTCTACGTGATTTGCGCTACCGTCCGAACCGCCGGCTGCGTTTCTTGTAATCGAGGACGGCCCGAAGGTAGTCCCGTTTCCTGAAGTCCCGCCAGTTGACGTCCGTGAAGTAGAGTTCGGCGTAGACCGACTGCCAGATCATGAAGTCCGAGAGGCGCTCAGCCCCCGTCTTGATCAGCAGGTCGGGTTCGTTGGGAAAGACCAGTTGGGACTCGATGTCCTCGTCGCGGATCCCGTCAGGGTCGCGCTCGCCACGTTCGACCTCGCGGGCGAGTCCGCGGACCGCGCGGGCGAACTCGCGTTTTCCCCCGAGGCCGATCCCGATACTGATCGGGGTGTCGACCCGTTTCGTGTCCTCGGGACCGCGTACCGCGACCGGTCGCGGGGCGTCGATCTCCGCGAGTTCGCCGCCGAGCGTGGGTGCGGCCGCCGGGTCGAGTACGCTGACGTAGACGGTCACGCGGTCGGCGCCGAACTCGAAGGCCCATTCGAGGACGTCTTCGAGGGTTGCGTAGGCCCCGCGTTCGAGGAGGTCACGCTCGGTGAGCACGATGGCGACGTGGCTCGGCGACGTGCCGTCGTGGCGCTCGACGCGGGCAGCGAGATACCGGTCGTACAGACCCACACCACCCCTCTCGCCGGTACCCCCGTAAGTCTCACGGCCTTCGGAAACCACGCCCCGCCCGTCGAAACCGGCCCCCGTTTCGGAACAGATGCGATAGTATAAGTGATCAACCCCGAAACCGGATCGGTGTGACCGGCGGTGTTCGACGGGCGGGCGCGTTCGCGTTCGTGGGTAGCCTCTCGCTCGCCGCGCCGTTGCTTGGCCCCGCCTCCTTCGTCCCCTTTGCGGCCATTGGCCTGCTCGCGGCGCTCGTCATCGACGGTGGCCCGTTGTTCGATCTCTTTGCCCGCCCCGGCGACCACGAGGATCGTACCCTCTACGGGCTCGCAGGCTTCTCGCTGGCCGCCACCGGCCTCGCCCTGCTCGTCATCGTCGGCTTTCCCCCCGAACTGTTCGCGGGTACCGTCTGCCTGCTTGCCGGGGGCAACCTCGCCCAGCAGGCGGTCGCGACCCGCTCCGGGCGCGACCTCGCGCCGACGGCCGGCTTCGTCACCGGCGGGTTCCTCGCGGGTACTGCCGCCCAGCTGTTCGTTACGCCCTTCTCGCTCGGCGTGGCTCCCGAATCGGCGGCGTTCCTCGCGGCCTGTGGCGCGCTCATCGGCTCGCTGTTGCGAACCGTCCTTTACCAGCGCGACGACCCGCTCGTCCTGCTGAGCGTGGGGCTCGTCCTGTGGGTGATCGCGGACCTCGGGATCGAGACAGCTCCCACGGAGATCGCCGTCGCCATCGCGGTGACGGCACTGTTGGGCTACGTCTCGTATGCGCTCGGAACCGCCTCGGTTCCGGGGATGGTCACCGGAATGCTGCTCGCGCTCGTCACCATCGTCCTCGGGGGCTACGCGTGGTTCGTCCTCCTGATCGCGTTTTTCGCCATCGGCGGCCTCTCAGCGAAGTTCCGCTACGACCGAAAACTCGACCGCGGGGTCGCCGAGGACAACGACGGCGCGCGCGGCAGCGGCAACGTACTGGGGAACTCGGCGGTCGCCCTCGTGGCGGTGCTGGGCTACGCCGCGACGCCCGATCCCCTCTCGATGCCGGCAGGCCTCTTTTTCTTCGCCTTTGCGGGGTCGGTCGCCACCGCGATGGCCGACACCCTCTCCAGCGAGATCGGCGGGGTCTACGACGATCCCCGACTCATCACGACCGGAAAGCGCGTCGCTCCGGGCACCGACGGCGCGATCACGTGGCAGGGCGAACTCGCCGGGCTCGCGGGTGCGCTCGCGGTCGCGGGCCCCGCGCTCGTCCTGTTCGAGACGATCTCCGTGTTTGGCGCGGTGCTGATCGCGGTCGGCGGGGTCGCGGGAATGACCGCCGACAGCCTGCTCGGGGCGACCGTCGAGAACCGCTGGCTCGACAATCAGGGCGTGAACTTCCTCGCGACGCTAGTCGGCGCAGCCGTCGCCGTCGGGCTCGCGGCGCTTGCAGGGCTGTTTTGAGTGACGGCTACGCTGGTCCGACCAGTTCCTCGAAGGTCCGGATCCGAACACTGGTCGGTCGTTTCGTGTACTGACCGCGTTCGCGTACGATCACCTGCGAGAGACCGCGCTGGGCCGCGATATCCAACACGCGCTGGCTCAGCTCGCCGTCGAGAACCATCGCGTGGGGCGGGGCCTCGGCCTCGCGGATCGCCTCGAACGCTTCTTCGGCGGGCGCGCTCGACACCTCTCGGCACTCGCCGTCGAGCAGCCGAACCATCCCCGTTTCCCCACCGAGCACCGCCTCCGCGTGTTCGCGGAGGGATTCGGGCTCTGACGGGGCTTCGTCCGACTCGGTGCTCGCTTCGGGCTCGGGGTCGGGTTCCGGTTCGGATGGGGGTTCGGATCCACTCTCGGGATCGAATTCGGACTCGCCTTTGACGCCCGGTTCGACCGGCGTCCGGGTACGGGGCTCGGGCGTGTCGGTCGTCGCCGGGCCGTCGGGGGCCGGATGGGCACTGCCGTCGGTCGCGGCGACGAACTCCTGGGGGGCGTTCGCATCGGCGACGGCCTCGTAGGTGACCTTCTCGCGGAGCGCCTCCATGACCTCCTCGCGCGAGAGGTCCTCGACCGACCGGCCCGCGGGGGCGAAGGCGACCGAATCGATCGATCCGACCTGTTCGAGTTCCTTCATGATGAGCTCGCCCCCGCGATCGCCGTCGAGAAAGGCGGTCGTCGTGCGCTCGTTGGTGAGCTCTGCGACCGCATCGGGGACGTTCGTCCCCTCGACGGCGACGGCGTTCTTGATGCCGTATTTCAGGAGTTGGAGCACGTCCGAGCGCCCCTCGACGACGATGACCGCGTCGCCCTCGGCAACGCGGGGGCCGGCGGGATAGCCCTCGTACTCGGTGACGTCCTCGACGCGAACGCTTTCGCGCACCTGATCGAGGAGCTCGTCGCTCGACAGGACCGTCTCGTCGAAGGCCGTCGAGAGCAGGTCCCGCGCCCGGCTGACGACCTCGCGGCGGGCCGCCGCTCGGGTGTCCTCGATCCGGCTGATTTCGAGGGTCGCCCGGCAGGGGCCAACGCGCTCGATGGTTTCGAGCGCCGCCGCGAGTACGGCGGTTTCGACCTTGTCCATGCTGCTCGCGACGGTGACCGTACCGGCAGATTGGCCGCGCTGGCTCGTGACCTCGACGTCGATCCGGCCGACCTTCGAGGACTGCTGGAGGTCGTGAAGGTTGAGGTCGTCCCCGAGCAGTCCCTCGGTTTGCCCGAAGATCGCCCCGACCACGTCACTCCGTTCGACCACCCCCGCAGCCGTGATGTCCGC from Halalkalicoccus subterraneus encodes the following:
- the dnaG gene encoding DNA primase DnaG translates to MTLNDTAKYLIHADITAAGVVERSDVVGAIFGQTEGLLGDDLNLHDLQQSSKVGRIDVEVTSQRGQSAGTVTVASSMDKVETAVLAAALETIERVGPCRATLEISRIEDTRAAARREVVSRARDLLSTAFDETVLSSDELLDQVRESVRVEDVTEYEGYPAGPRVAEGDAVIVVEGRSDVLQLLKYGIKNAVAVEGTNVPDAVAELTNERTTTAFLDGDRGGELIMKELEQVGSIDSVAFAPAGRSVEDLSREEVMEALREKVTYEAVADANAPQEFVAATDGSAHPAPDGPATTDTPEPRTRTPVEPGVKGESEFDPESGSEPPSEPEPDPEPEASTESDEAPSEPESLREHAEAVLGGETGMVRLLDGECREVSSAPAEEAFEAIREAEAPPHAMVLDGELSQRVLDIAAQRGLSQVIVRERGQYTKRPTSVRIRTFEELVGPA
- the uppS gene encoding polyprenyl diphosphate synthase, encoding MVSLARSFGSRVYENLLLREIDDGPTHVAVIQDGNRRYARKQGTETSDGHRAGAQTTEQVLNWCEELGIEELTLYAFSTENLERPPEEREALYDLLCEKLQEFADAERVHDGSVRIRAIGDLSLLPERVREAARYAEQRTRGYDTFVLNIALAYGGRAELLGVARDVARAVETGEIDAEEIDAEEIDRRLYDDELRDVDLIIRTGGDERTSNFLPWHANGNEAAVFFCAPFWPEFSKVDFLRAVRTYQHREASWQRTKTQRALALVGALSDVDLPKARDVIDSEDTPVREATVPAEQ
- a CDS encoding DUF92 domain-containing protein — translated: MTGGVRRAGAFAFVGSLSLAAPLLGPASFVPFAAIGLLAALVIDGGPLFDLFARPGDHEDRTLYGLAGFSLAATGLALLVIVGFPPELFAGTVCLLAGGNLAQQAVATRSGRDLAPTAGFVTGGFLAGTAAQLFVTPFSLGVAPESAAFLAACGALIGSLLRTVLYQRDDPLVLLSVGLVLWVIADLGIETAPTEIAVAIAVTALLGYVSYALGTASVPGMVTGMLLALVTIVLGGYAWFVLLIAFFAIGGLSAKFRYDRKLDRGVAEDNDGARGSGNVLGNSAVALVAVLGYAATPDPLSMPAGLFFFAFAGSVATAMADTLSSEIGGVYDDPRLITTGKRVAPGTDGAITWQGELAGLAGALAVAGPALVLFETISVFGAVLIAVGGVAGMTADSLLGATVENRWLDNQGVNFLATLVGAAVAVGLAALAGLF
- a CDS encoding undecaprenyl diphosphate synthase family protein — its product is MGLYDRYLAARVERHDGTSPSHVAIVLTERDLLERGAYATLEDVLEWAFEFGADRVTVYVSVLDPAAAPTLGGELAEIDAPRPVAVRGPEDTKRVDTPISIGIGLGGKREFARAVRGLAREVERGERDPDGIRDEDIESQLVFPNEPDLLIKTGAERLSDFMIWQSVYAELYFTDVNWRDFRKRDYLRAVLDYKKRSRRFGR
- a CDS encoding cold-shock protein, producing the protein MAKGTVDFFNDTGGYGFIDSEDSEEDVFFHMEDVGGPDLEEGQEVEFDIEQADKGPRAVNLERL